The Terriglobia bacterium genomic sequence CGAATATCGAGCCACATTCTGAAGTAATTGCGACGCACTGAGTTCCACAGTCACCAGCGCGACAAACGCAGGAACAGACCAAGTCAGCAGTTTCGCGCCGTAATCGAATTTACGTTCCACAGAAAAGATTGCCAGCAGGATTCCGAAGCAAAGAGTGTCGAAGTGACAGAAGGTCAGCAGCATTGGAGCATCCGGTTCGCGGAAGAGATAAGAAGAGAAACCGCGCAGCACCGGCGAGATGAGGATGGTAGCCAGACAGAACAGTTTCAGCGAGCGAAGGCTGAGTTTCCGGACGAGGAACGGCCAGAGGAGGTAGAACTGCTCCTCGATTCCGAGTGACCACGCGGGTTCCAGCCAGTCGGGTACGGCATTCCAACCGAATAGGGCGATGAAGATGTTCTGGGTGAAGGTGAATAGGCAAATCCAGGCGGGGCCGCTGGCGTATGTATGGAAAACTCCGGACCGCTCCAGCACGAAGACGGACGCCAGGACGACGTAGTACAGAGGCCAGATGCGAAGAATTCGACGCGCGTAGAAGTTCGGGAAAAATCCTCGAGAATCGCGCGTTGCCAAGAGGATCCTCGTGATCAGGAAGCCTGAAAGCACGAAGAATAAATCGACGCCGGCCCATCCGAACTGGATCAGGAAATCCTTCGTGCCCGGAAAGCGAGTGTGGGCGATGAGTACAAGCAGCACGGCGATTCCGCGGACTCCGTCCAGCGCGGGAATGTGATCGGGCGCAGAGGTGGGAAAGCGCGAAGCCATGGGCAACTGCGGTTAGCTTACGTTCTCAACGTAAGTGCCGCAAGAAAATAGCCGAATGGTAAATGGTAGAACTGAAGGACCTGCAGCCCGATCAGCTCAATTCCACCAGTTCGGTCATGCGCTTCAGTTGGCCGCAGGCGGCGTAGATGTCGCGGCCGCGCGGGCGGCGGATGAAAGCGGGAATACCGGCGCGGATGAGCACCTGCTGGAAAGCGAGAACGCGATCTTCGCTTGGAGTCTTGTAGGGGATACCGGGGCCGGGATTCAGTGCGATAAGGTTAACCTTGGCGCGAAGGCCACGGAGCAACTCGACCACCTCGCGGGCGTTCTGCGGAGAGTCGTTATCGTCGCCTAGTAAAACGTACTCGAACGTGAGGCGCTCGCGGTTGCGCAGAGGGAACTCTCTTGCGGCGGCGATTAGTTTCTCCAGGTTCCACTTCTTGTTGATCGGCATCACGCGTGTGCGGTCGGCATCGTTGCTGGCATTCAGAGAGATGGCGAGTTTGGGCCGCACCGGTTCCCGTCCGAACTCTTCAAAACGCGGGAGGATTCCCGAAGTCGAAACCGTCATGCGCGACTCCGGGACGCAGACGCCTTCGACGAGCAGGCGCACCGCTTTGATGAAGTTATCGTAGTTGAGGAAGGGCTCGCCCTGTCCCATGAAAACGAGGTTGATACGTTCGCGCTCTAGATCGACACTGTGATCGTTCAGTACGGCCACGATCTGTCCGACGATTTCACCGGCCGTCAGGTTTCGCTGAACCTTCAGCAGCGCCGTCATGCAGAACTGGCAATTCACAGCGCAACCGACCTGGCTGGAGAGGCAGATGGTGGCACGAGCGAATCGGCGAGTTCCCTGCTCTTCGTCTCCTGCCTCCGTGCCGTCTCCGGCTTCGCCGCCGTCGCCTTCGGGCATCCAGACGGATTCGACGCTTTGACCGTCGCTGAAGCGGATGAGGTAGCGGACGGTGCCGTCGATGGACGTAAAACGGTTCTCGATTTCGGGTAGGCCGGCGGTGTAACCCATCGCCTTTAGGCTCTCGCGAAAGGAAACCGGGAGCGTCAATATCTGGTCTATACTGCTACGCCTCTGGCGATAAATGGCTTGGAAAAGCTGCTTCCCCCGGTAAGGGGGCTCCCCTGCGGCCTCGGCAATGCCTGTAAGTTCTTGTAAATCAAGGCCTAATAGTTCGAGTTGTGGAGAATCGGTCATGCATCCAAAGAAGTGTCCAAAAGGGGCCGACCGGGTGAAACTCCCCGTTTGTTAGATTCTACTGGTCGGACCGGATTCATCCAACCTAACGTGACCTCAGGAGCAATGATGAACGCAGTGGCATGGGAACGGACGTTGCGGGACGAACTCCGAAATGTTCGGCGAACGTCACTGCCCAACGGGCTTACGGTCGTCACGGAACGCATGGATCACTTGCGTTCGGTTTGCATCGGCATCTGGGTTCGCACCGGATCGCGGGACGAAGCTCCCGAAATCAACGGAATCTCGCATTTCCTCGAACACATGGTCTTCAAGGGCACAAAAACACGCTCGGCGGAGGGGATTGCTCGCGAGGTGGATTCCATCGGCGGGAACCTCGACGCCTTCACCGCGAAGGAATGCGTCTGCTTCAACATCAAAGTTCTGGATGAGCATCTTGCGCAGGCAATGGATGTGCTCAGCGACCTGGTGCTGGCGCCGGTATTCGCGGTGGAAGATATCAACAAAGAGAAGGGTGTGATCATCGAGGAGATCAAGATGGACGAGGATAGTCCAGACTACCTCGTACACGAGATCTTCACGCAGAATTTCTGGAGGGATCATCCGCTCGGCAAGCCAATCCTCGGGACC encodes the following:
- a CDS encoding acyltransferase codes for the protein MASRFPTSAPDHIPALDGVRGIAVLLVLIAHTRFPGTKDFLIQFGWAGVDLFFVLSGFLITRILLATRDSRGFFPNFYARRILRIWPLYYVVLASVFVLERSGVFHTYASGPAWICLFTFTQNIFIALFGWNAVPDWLEPAWSLGIEEQFYLLWPFLVRKLSLRSLKLFCLATILISPVLRGFSSYLFREPDAPMLLTFCHFDTLCFGILLAIFSVERKFDYGAKLLTWSVPAFVALVTVELSASQLLQNVARYSLLGVVCTGLVALCATPIGPGGVRRSASAIFTWAPLRYTGKISYALYLSHMAVFSIAASNSAQRFLRHFPGYDLQGWSQIAIDWASAFVVATLSWYFFESPILRLKRKFEDRPAERGAAAARG
- the rlmN gene encoding 23S rRNA (adenine(2503)-C(2))-methyltransferase RlmN — encoded protein: MTDSPQLELLGLDLQELTGIAEAAGEPPYRGKQLFQAIYRQRRSSIDQILTLPVSFRESLKAMGYTAGLPEIENRFTSIDGTVRYLIRFSDGQSVESVWMPEGDGGEAGDGTEAGDEEQGTRRFARATICLSSQVGCAVNCQFCMTALLKVQRNLTAGEIVGQIVAVLNDHSVDLERERINLVFMGQGEPFLNYDNFIKAVRLLVEGVCVPESRMTVSTSGILPRFEEFGREPVRPKLAISLNASNDADRTRVMPINKKWNLEKLIAAAREFPLRNRERLTFEYVLLGDDNDSPQNAREVVELLRGLRAKVNLIALNPGPGIPYKTPSEDRVLAFQQVLIRAGIPAFIRRPRGRDIYAACGQLKRMTELVELS